The following are from one region of the Silene latifolia isolate original U9 population chromosome 9, ASM4854445v1, whole genome shotgun sequence genome:
- the LOC141601523 gene encoding uncharacterized protein LOC141601523, whose product MAIPKHSFIAWIISNEALMLKQKLFKLYINPDDLCCICLSQTETHLHLFTECVYSQQILQLIGNWLIADFSSPSILASIASKRWSKLRKQVCTITILAAWYQIWSQRSEARINGQVQRVVCVFNSIKAIISQCFHSCKPEVISYKDTCCLSRVQLV is encoded by the coding sequence ATGGCCATACCAAAACATTCCTTTATAGCCTGGATAATTTCCAATGAAGCCTTGATGCTGAAACAAAAATTATTCAAGCTTTATATCAATCCTGATGATTTATGCTGTATCTGTTTGAGTCAGACTGAAACTCACTTGCACCTATTCACTGAGTGTGTATACAGTCAACAGATTTTACAGCTGATTGGCAACTGGTTGATTGCTGATTTCAGCAGTCCTTCTATTCTAGCCAGCATAGCCAGCAAGAGGTGGAGTAAACTGAGAAAGCAAGTCTGCACTATTACTATCTTGGCTGCATGGTATCAGATATGGTCTCAAAGGAGTGAAGCCCGGATTAATGGACAAGTACAGAGAGTTGTTTGTGTATTCAATTCTATTAAGGCTATCATCTCTCAGTGTTTTCATAGTTGTAAACCTGAAGTAATTTCTTATAAAGATACTTGTTGTTTATCTAGAGTGCAATTAGTATAA